One Cellulosimicrobium protaetiae genomic region harbors:
- a CDS encoding TetR/AcrR family transcriptional regulator — protein MPDVVPAPPPLPGRQREARANDTAILAAAREVFALQGHGAPISEVAQRAGVGVGSVYRRYPTKEALVEALHVAAVQEVADLASTVADARQAASGSDDARDDGAVATFLARHITDATGPLLRPPGAQSPIPPELAAASDRLRAGLDRLIALDRAERRVPDGFTPADVMQLVVHLRPPLPLPRAESDALHLRYLGLVVRGLREQAAADARLEDGPGWDEWVGAWHD, from the coding sequence ATGCCCGACGTCGTACCCGCCCCGCCCCCGCTCCCCGGCCGCCAACGCGAGGCCCGCGCCAACGACACGGCGATCCTCGCCGCCGCGCGCGAGGTCTTCGCGCTGCAAGGCCACGGGGCGCCGATCTCGGAGGTCGCGCAGCGCGCGGGCGTGGGCGTGGGCTCGGTCTACCGGCGCTACCCCACCAAGGAGGCGCTCGTCGAGGCGCTCCACGTCGCGGCGGTCCAGGAGGTCGCGGACCTCGCCTCGACGGTGGCGGACGCACGGCAGGCGGCATCCGGTTCGGACGACGCGCGCGACGACGGCGCCGTCGCGACCTTCCTGGCACGGCACATCACGGATGCCACCGGCCCGCTGCTCCGCCCCCCGGGCGCCCAGAGCCCCATCCCGCCCGAGCTCGCGGCGGCGTCGGACCGGCTCCGCGCAGGTCTGGACCGCCTCATCGCCCTCGACCGCGCGGAGCGCCGCGTCCCCGACGGCTTCACCCCCGCCGACGTCATGCAGCTCGTGGTCCACCTGCGGCCGCCGCTCCCGCTCCCCCGCGCGGAGTCGGACGCGCTGCACCTGCGCTACCTCGGGCTCGTGGTGCGCGGTCTGCGCGAGCAGGCCGCGGCCGACGCCCGGCTCGAGGACGGGCCGGGCTGGGACGAGTGGGTCGGCGCCTGGCACGACTGA
- a CDS encoding helix-turn-helix transcriptional regulator: MAIPTTRPAGIAEHADIPLESEPDALTIGRRIRHLRTARGLTLDELGAAIGRAPSQVSLLENGKREPKFALLQAVARALGASLDDLLSPEAPSRRDALEIELERAQRGPLFDALGLRPVRVGKSLPTDALETIVALERELQRLHTERAATPEEARRANAELRATMRAQDNYFPELEDAAAQLLDGVGHAGGPLPQRVAADIAAHLGFTLHYVGDLPHSTRSVLDLRHRRVYLPSNGMRGRSNATSALLQALAPHVLGHAEPRDYREFLRQRVEANYLAAALLLPERHAVKALRAAKDAREISIEDLRDAFAVSYETAAHRFTNLATKHLGIPVHFMKVHESGVIHKAYENDGVRFPADPLGAVEGQYVCRSWTARTVFAVEDRLSPFSQYTDTPSGTYWCTSRVQASADGEFSVSVGVPFAHVKWFLGRDTTERLVSRCPDGACCRRPPDALSDRWAGQSWPSARPHASMLAAMPTGAFPGVDTTEVYAFLDRHAPAG, encoded by the coding sequence ATGGCTATCCCGACGACGCGACCGGCCGGAATCGCGGAACATGCGGATATTCCGCTCGAGAGCGAGCCCGACGCCCTGACGATCGGCCGCAGGATCCGGCACCTGCGCACCGCGCGGGGCCTCACGCTCGACGAGCTCGGCGCGGCGATCGGGCGTGCGCCGTCCCAGGTGTCGCTCCTGGAGAACGGCAAGCGCGAGCCGAAGTTCGCCCTGCTCCAGGCTGTCGCGCGGGCGCTCGGCGCGAGCCTCGACGACCTGCTCTCGCCCGAGGCGCCGTCGCGCCGGGACGCGCTCGAGATCGAGCTGGAGCGCGCGCAGCGCGGCCCGCTCTTCGACGCGCTCGGCCTGCGCCCGGTGCGCGTCGGCAAGTCGCTGCCCACCGACGCGCTCGAGACCATCGTCGCGCTCGAGCGCGAGCTCCAGCGCCTGCACACCGAGCGCGCCGCGACCCCCGAGGAGGCGCGTCGCGCCAACGCGGAGCTGCGCGCGACCATGCGCGCGCAGGACAACTACTTCCCCGAGCTCGAGGACGCGGCAGCGCAGCTGCTCGACGGCGTCGGTCACGCGGGCGGGCCGCTCCCGCAGCGGGTCGCGGCGGACATCGCGGCGCACCTCGGCTTCACGTTGCACTACGTGGGCGACCTGCCGCACTCGACCCGCTCGGTGCTCGACCTGCGCCACCGCCGCGTCTACCTGCCGAGCAACGGGATGCGTGGGCGGTCCAACGCGACGTCAGCGCTGCTCCAGGCGCTCGCGCCGCACGTGCTCGGTCACGCGGAGCCGCGCGACTACCGCGAGTTCCTGCGCCAGCGGGTCGAGGCCAACTACCTCGCGGCGGCGCTCCTGCTGCCCGAGCGCCACGCGGTCAAGGCGCTGCGGGCCGCGAAGGACGCACGCGAGATCTCGATCGAGGACCTGCGCGACGCGTTCGCCGTGTCGTACGAGACGGCGGCGCACCGGTTCACGAACCTCGCGACGAAGCACCTCGGCATCCCGGTGCACTTCATGAAGGTCCACGAGTCGGGTGTCATCCACAAGGCGTACGAGAACGACGGTGTGCGCTTCCCGGCCGATCCGCTGGGCGCCGTCGAGGGGCAGTACGTGTGCCGGAGCTGGACCGCGCGCACGGTGTTCGCGGTCGAGGACCGGCTCAGCCCGTTCAGCCAGTACACGGACACCCCGAGCGGCACCTACTGGTGCACCTCGCGCGTGCAGGCGTCCGCGGACGGTGAGTTCTCGGTGAGCGTCGGTGTGCCGTTCGCGCACGTGAAGTGGTTCCTGGGCCGCGACACGACCGAGCGTCTGGTCTCCCGCTGCCCCGACGGCGCGTGCTGCCGCCGCCCGCCGGACGCGCTCTCCGACCGCTGGGCCGGGCAGTCGTGGCCGAGCGCCCGACCGCACGCGTCGATGCTCGCCGCGATGCCGACCGGCGCGTTCCCCGGTGTCGACACCACCGAGGTGTACGCGTTCCTGGACCGGCACGCCCCGGCCGGGTAG